One Chionomys nivalis chromosome 4, mChiNiv1.1, whole genome shotgun sequence genomic region harbors:
- the Pygo1 gene encoding pygopus homolog 1, protein MSAEQDKEPIALKRVRGGDSGLDGLGGPNIQLGSPDKKKRKGSTQGPSFPPLSEYAPPPNPNSDHLVAANPFDDNYNTISYKPLPSSNPYLNPGYPGFGGYSTFRMPPHVPARMSSPYCGPYSLRNQPHPFPQNPLGMGFNRPHAFNFGPHDNPSFGSPPYNNVLTQDMNMPGQHFRQSSAENFSQIPPQNPGQVSNPDLASNFVPGNNSNFTSPLEPNHSFIPPPNAFGQAKAPPPKQDFPQGATKTTSQNSSAHPPHLNMEDTVSQSNAELKNVNRNNAVQENSRSGSAEATNSHANGTQNKPRQPRGSADLCTTDKSRKFSLHPSRHGHSSSDPVYPCGICTNEVNDDQDAILCEASCQKWFHRICTGMTETAYGLLTAEASAVWGCDTCMADKDVQLMRTREAFGPPAVGGDA, encoded by the exons gtggTGACAGTGGACTGGATGGGTTAGGAGGACCAAATATACAACTAGGAAGCCCGGATAAGAAAAAACGCAAGGGCAGTACACAG GGACCTTCCTTTCCTCCATTGTCTgagtatgcaccaccacccaaTCCAAACTCCGACCATCTAGTGGCCGCCAACCCTTTCGATGACAACTATAACACCATTTCCTATAAACCACTGCCTTCGTCCAATCCCTACCTTAACCCCGGTTATCCAGGCTTTGGAGGCTACAGCACATTCAGAATGCCACCCCACGTCCCCGCAAGAATGTCTTCCCCCTACTGTGGTCCTTACTCACTCAGGAATCAACCACATCCATTTCCTCAGAATCCCTTGGGCATGGGCTTTAACCGGCCGCATGCTTTTAACTTCGGGCCACATGATAATCCGAGTTTCGGAAGCCCACCTTACAATAATGTGCTGACTCAGGACATGAACATGCCTGGTCAGCATTTTAGACAGAGCTCTGCTGAGAACTTCAGTCAGATTCCCCCACAGAATCCTGGCCAGGTATCTAACCCTGACCTGGCATCTAATTTTGTCCCTGGAAATAATTCAAATTTTACCTCTCCGTTAGAACCTAATCATTCTTTTATTCCACCCCCAAACGCGTTTGGTCAAGCGAAAGCGCCACCTCCCAAACAAGACTTTCCCCAAGGAGCAACCAAAACCACGAGTCAGAATTCCTCCGCTCACCCGCCTCACTTAAATATGGAGGATACAGTCAGTCAGAGTAACGCTGAATTAAAAAATGTCAACAGAAACAATGCCGTGCAAGAGAACAGCCGTTCGGGTAGTGCAGAGGCCACCAACAGCCACGCCAATGGGACCCAGAACAAGCCTCGGCAGCCCAGGGGCTCAGCCGACCTGTGCACCACCGACAAAAGCCGCAAGTTCTCCCTGCACCCCAGCCGCCATGGCCATTCGTCTTCTGACCCGGTGTACCCGTGTGGGATTTGTACGAATGAAGTGAATGACGATCAGGATGCCATCCTGTGTGAGGCCTCTTGTCAGAAATGGTTTCATCGCATCTGCACTGGAATGACGGAGACAGCCTACGGGCTCCTGACGGCTGAGGCCTCGGCAGTGTGGGGCTGCGATACGTGCATGGCTGACAAGGATGTCCAGCTCATGCGCACTAGAGAAGCCTTTGGTCCACCTGCTGTGGGTGGCGACGCCTAA